A window from Leptothermofonsia sichuanensis E412 encodes these proteins:
- a CDS encoding DUF1338 domain-containing protein — protein MRNSDYMDPETFFSHLWQDYIQLAPQAERIQQAFRDRHEPIINDHVAIRTLNLEPISLSALEPHLLAMGYQRFEPYRFPEKKLNAWSYVPPDDRLPRLFLSELDCGALTPPARSILQQICGQVDPERVRQITIFWAGCLWQPIFWADYQTLLQESEYAAWVASLGLRANHFTLSVNHLKQASTLESVLQIVSESGIPMNESGGRIKGSPEVLLEQASTLADRLPVEFAGGEKHVIPTCYYEFARRYPVSNGRLYQGFVPASADRIFESTHASAGLQTSEVSKTSEV, from the coding sequence TTGCGAAATTCAGATTATATGGATCCAGAAACTTTTTTTAGCCATCTCTGGCAGGACTATATCCAATTAGCACCCCAGGCAGAGCGGATTCAGCAGGCGTTTCGCGATCGCCATGAGCCAATCATTAACGATCACGTCGCCATTCGCACCCTCAACCTGGAACCGATTTCCCTGTCTGCCCTGGAGCCACACCTACTGGCAATGGGATATCAACGGTTTGAACCCTACCGCTTTCCTGAGAAAAAACTGAATGCCTGGAGCTATGTGCCCCCAGATGACAGACTACCCCGCCTGTTTTTGAGTGAACTGGACTGTGGCGCACTGACTCCACCAGCCCGGTCAATTCTGCAACAAATTTGTGGTCAGGTTGATCCAGAACGAGTCAGGCAGATCACCATATTTTGGGCGGGCTGCTTGTGGCAACCCATTTTCTGGGCTGACTATCAAACCTTACTCCAGGAAAGCGAATATGCTGCCTGGGTGGCATCACTGGGGCTGCGGGCTAATCACTTCACGCTGAGTGTGAATCACCTGAAGCAAGCCTCCACGCTGGAATCTGTCTTACAGATTGTGAGCGAGTCCGGTATCCCCATGAATGAGTCTGGTGGACGGATTAAAGGCTCTCCAGAAGTCCTGCTGGAGCAGGCTTCTACCCTTGCCGATCGCCTCCCGGTTGAGTTTGCAGGGGGCGAAAAGCACGTCATCCCAACCTGTTATTACGAATTTGCCCGACGCTATCCTGTCTCCAACGGCAGACTTTACCAGGGATTTGTCCCTGCCAGTGCCGATCGCATCTTTGAATCAACCCATGCCTCAGCAGGTCTTCAGACCTCAGAGGTTTCCAAAACCTCCGAGGTCTAA
- a CDS encoding 2OG-Fe dioxygenase family protein, translating into MLSLSKPKEFNCLASYVLEMLTEINVDQFKPFFNNLPIDPYLEGNYRFRRLSHFQIAGDRLVKLPHRRLFQSKQYNPILGDVVREYEEMEDGLINLEDFQKVIWEFFQFCQLCTDRNEVAVHQIRTTATSQQIGNPAPEGIHRDGVDLVGIFSCHREGIEGGETHLYKEKTGRPAISKVLHPGEFLVFRDAQYFHYTSPVNTSGTEPGVRDVFVFTCPGLFPPDE; encoded by the coding sequence ATGTTGAGTTTATCTAAGCCGAAAGAATTCAATTGTCTGGCCAGTTATGTTTTAGAAATGCTGACTGAAATCAATGTTGATCAGTTTAAGCCATTCTTCAACAATCTCCCAATCGATCCTTACTTAGAGGGAAACTATCGCTTTCGGCGGCTTTCTCACTTCCAAATCGCTGGCGATCGCCTGGTCAAGCTTCCCCACAGACGCTTATTTCAATCCAAACAATACAACCCTATCCTGGGGGATGTGGTGCGTGAATATGAAGAGATGGAAGATGGGTTAATCAATCTGGAAGATTTTCAGAAAGTGATCTGGGAGTTTTTCCAGTTTTGTCAGCTTTGTACCGATCGCAATGAAGTGGCGGTTCACCAAATTAGAACGACGGCAACCTCTCAACAGATCGGTAACCCTGCACCAGAAGGCATCCATAGAGATGGGGTGGATCTGGTGGGAATCTTCTCCTGCCATCGAGAAGGCATTGAGGGTGGCGAAACGCACCTTTACAAAGAAAAAACCGGGCGTCCTGCCATCAGTAAGGTACTTCACCCTGGTGAGTTTCTGGTATTTCGAGATGCGCAGTATTTCCACTACACCTCTCCGGTCAATACCAGTGGCACTGAACCGGGAGTTCGTGATGTGTTTGTCTTTACCTGTCCCGGATTGTTTCCACCCGATGAGTAA
- a CDS encoding NAD-dependent epimerase/dehydratase family protein produces MNRILVTGARGQLGSDLVMALRHRFGATRVIESGRSAPSENSFLYEVLDVTDHNRLQAVVDQYQIDTIYHLASLLSARGEHNPDQCWHININGLRNVLEIARSHHIKVFFPSSIAVFGPHTPKLDTPQITVEDPSTMYGVTKVTGELLCHYYADRWGVDVRSLRLPGIISYSAPPGGGTTDFAIEMLKAAINHRTYTCFVRPETRLPMMYMPDAIAAILMLMQADPATITIRSSYNVAAVSFSAAELATEIQNHLPDFKCDYQPDFRQAIADSWPSVIDDARARADWGWKPTYDLPAIVKDMVSKLSPTPYPLLHPEAQPCSPPPLQLSNPF; encoded by the coding sequence ATGAACAGAATTTTAGTGACGGGAGCCAGAGGTCAGCTTGGAAGTGACCTGGTTATGGCTCTGCGTCATCGTTTTGGAGCCACCCGGGTGATCGAAAGTGGGCGTTCTGCTCCATCAGAAAACTCGTTTCTCTATGAAGTGCTGGATGTGACAGATCACAACCGACTTCAGGCTGTGGTTGATCAGTACCAGATCGATACGATCTATCACCTGGCAAGTCTGCTATCTGCTAGGGGGGAACATAATCCCGATCAATGCTGGCACATTAATATCAATGGCTTAAGAAATGTTTTAGAAATTGCCAGATCCCATCACATTAAGGTCTTCTTTCCCAGTTCCATTGCAGTGTTTGGCCCCCATACCCCCAAATTAGATACGCCTCAAATTACAGTTGAAGATCCTTCTACGATGTACGGTGTAACAAAAGTCACCGGAGAGTTGCTCTGCCACTACTATGCCGACCGCTGGGGGGTGGATGTCCGCAGTCTTCGCTTACCTGGCATCATCAGCTACAGTGCCCCACCGGGGGGAGGCACGACGGATTTTGCCATCGAAATGTTGAAGGCAGCTATCAACCATAGAACTTATACCTGCTTTGTTCGCCCCGAAACCCGGCTACCCATGATGTATATGCCGGATGCGATCGCGGCCATCCTGATGCTGATGCAGGCAGACCCGGCGACAATCACCATTCGTTCCAGCTACAACGTAGCCGCCGTCAGTTTTTCAGCCGCAGAGTTAGCCACAGAAATTCAGAACCATTTGCCTGACTTTAAGTGTGACTACCAGCCAGATTTTCGGCAGGCGATCGCAGATTCCTGGCCTTCTGTGATAGATGATGCCAGGGCACGGGCAGATTGGGGCTGGAAACCGACCTATGATTTGCCTGCCATCGTGAAAGATATGGTATCGAAGCTATCGCCTACCCCCTATCCCCTGCTACACCCGGAGGCTCAGCCATGCTCACCGCCACCCCTTCAGCTTTCCAACCCATTCTGA
- the kbl gene encoding glycine C-acetyltransferase: MLTATPSAFQPILNEIQQSGLTKPERVLASPQGAEIRLQTGQDVLNFCANNYLGLANHPAVIAAAQEGIARYGYGLASVRFICGTQTVHKQLETAIAQFLGMDDAILYTSCFDANAGLFETLLDSDCAVISDALNHASIIDGIRLCKARRYRFTHSDMQELEHALQESQSARIRLVATDGVFSMDGEIAHLKQICNLAEKYQALVMVDDSHATGVLGKTGRGSIEHWDVMGRVDIITSTLGKALGGASGGFTAARQEIVDLLRQRSRPYLFSNTLAPAIAHTSLKVLDLLQQSQGPRERLMDNTRYFRKQMGDRGFEIKPGIHPIVPIMLYDAELATRMAQDLLEEGIYVIGFSYPVVPQGLARIRVQISAAHTHEHLDRCVEAFSHVGKRYEII; this comes from the coding sequence ATGCTCACCGCCACCCCTTCAGCTTTCCAACCCATTCTGAACGAAATCCAGCAGTCCGGTCTGACCAAACCGGAGCGCGTGCTGGCATCTCCCCAGGGAGCCGAGATCAGGCTTCAGACCGGGCAGGACGTGCTGAACTTTTGCGCCAATAATTACCTGGGGCTTGCCAACCATCCAGCCGTAATTGCGGCTGCGCAAGAGGGAATTGCCCGATATGGCTATGGACTGGCTTCAGTCCGTTTCATTTGTGGGACCCAAACGGTTCACAAACAACTGGAAACCGCCATTGCTCAGTTTCTGGGCATGGATGATGCCATTCTTTATACATCCTGTTTTGATGCGAATGCCGGGCTGTTTGAAACCCTGCTGGATTCAGATTGTGCTGTGATCAGTGATGCACTCAATCACGCCAGCATCATTGACGGCATCCGGTTGTGTAAAGCCAGGCGCTATCGCTTTACCCACAGCGATATGCAGGAATTGGAACATGCGTTGCAGGAATCTCAATCGGCAAGAATCCGGCTGGTAGCAACTGATGGCGTTTTTAGTATGGATGGAGAGATTGCCCACCTCAAACAAATTTGCAATCTGGCTGAAAAATATCAGGCATTGGTGATGGTAGATGATAGCCATGCAACCGGGGTGTTAGGCAAAACAGGGCGTGGCTCCATTGAACACTGGGATGTGATGGGTCGAGTGGATATCATCACCAGTACGCTTGGAAAAGCCCTGGGAGGTGCATCAGGAGGCTTTACAGCCGCACGACAGGAGATTGTGGATTTATTGCGCCAGCGATCGCGTCCGTATCTGTTTTCCAATACCCTGGCACCAGCGATCGCCCATACCAGCCTGAAAGTGCTGGACCTGTTACAGCAAAGCCAGGGACCGCGCGAACGCCTGATGGACAATACACGATACTTCCGTAAACAGATGGGCGATCGCGGATTTGAGATTAAACCTGGAATCCATCCCATTGTACCGATCATGCTCTACGACGCTGAGCTGGCAACTCGCATGGCACAGGATTTGCTAGAAGAAGGAATTTACGTGATTGGATTCAGTTATCCCGTCGTGCCCCAGGGACTTGCTCGAATCCGGGTTCAGATTTCTGCTGCCCATACCCATGAGCATCTGGATCGGTGTGTAGAAGCTTTTAGCCATGTTGGGAAGCGATATGAAATCATCTAG
- a CDS encoding cysteine desulfurase-like protein — MNDLDPGWIRAQFPALTQEVNGQPAVFFDGPGGTQVPRGVIEAISHYLIHSNANAHGAFVTSAQTDALVTAARQAIADFLGCEGDEVVFGANMTTLAFSFSRAIARELQPGDEIIVTRLDHYANVSPWKALEEQGIVVHAIDIQVTDCTLNLADLERLLNSRTRLVAVGYASNAVGTINDVARVTQLAHAAGAMVFVDAVHYAPHGVIDVRALDCDFLACSAYKFFGPHIGILYGKRQHLTRLRPYKVQPAPDDGPSRWETGTQNYESMAGLIAAIDYLAAIGHQVVPDGKNRRAALIAGMEAIQTYEQQLSQRLIPGLLEIPGITVYGITDRDRFAWRTPTVGVRVRGYSPQLVARALGDRGIFTWNGNFYAPGLTEALGIEASGGLLRIGLVHYNTLAEIDLLLNQLDELTQRASTRPPTLQMT, encoded by the coding sequence ATGAATGACCTTGACCCTGGCTGGATTCGCGCTCAGTTTCCGGCATTGACTCAGGAAGTCAATGGTCAACCGGCTGTGTTTTTTGATGGACCTGGTGGGACTCAGGTGCCCAGGGGAGTGATTGAAGCGATCAGCCATTATCTGATTCATTCAAATGCCAATGCCCACGGAGCCTTTGTCACAAGCGCACAAACCGATGCGCTGGTTACGGCTGCACGACAGGCAATTGCAGATTTCCTGGGATGCGAGGGTGATGAAGTTGTGTTTGGTGCAAACATGACCACCCTCGCTTTTTCTTTTAGCCGGGCGATCGCCCGTGAACTCCAGCCGGGGGATGAAATTATCGTGACCAGACTGGATCACTATGCCAATGTATCTCCGTGGAAAGCCCTGGAGGAACAGGGGATTGTGGTTCATGCCATCGATATCCAGGTGACCGACTGCACCCTCAACCTGGCAGATTTAGAGCGTCTGCTGAATTCACGGACACGGCTGGTTGCCGTTGGGTATGCCTCCAATGCAGTGGGCACTATCAATGATGTTGCCAGGGTGACCCAGTTAGCCCATGCCGCCGGGGCAATGGTCTTTGTGGATGCGGTACACTATGCCCCACACGGAGTGATTGATGTGCGGGCACTGGATTGCGATTTTCTCGCGTGTTCTGCCTACAAGTTTTTTGGTCCCCACATTGGCATTCTGTATGGTAAGCGTCAGCACCTGACACGATTGCGTCCCTATAAGGTGCAGCCTGCCCCTGATGATGGGCCGTCCCGCTGGGAAACCGGCACACAAAACTACGAAAGTATGGCCGGTTTAATTGCCGCAATTGACTACCTGGCTGCGATCGGGCATCAGGTTGTCCCTGATGGGAAAAATCGTCGGGCAGCTCTGATAGCCGGGATGGAGGCCATTCAAACCTATGAGCAGCAGTTAAGTCAGCGGTTAATCCCCGGATTGCTGGAAATTCCTGGAATTACGGTATATGGCATTACGGATCGCGATCGCTTTGCCTGGCGAACGCCCACGGTCGGTGTTCGAGTCCGGGGATACAGCCCTCAACTGGTCGCCAGAGCGTTGGGCGATCGCGGTATTTTTACCTGGAACGGCAACTTCTATGCTCCTGGTCTAACCGAAGCCCTGGGCATTGAAGCCAGCGGTGGACTGTTGCGGATTGGATTAGTCCATTACAACACGCTGGCAGAAATTGATCTTCTCCTCAATCAGTTAGATGAACTGACTCAACGGGCATCGACACGCCCTCCAACCCTCCAGATGACTTAA
- the amaB gene encoding L-piperidine-6-carboxylate dehydrogenase, producing MTSNLTNPATAPDLAELGLEPLDRERKHPGLRIGNQKEWGNGDTLALTTPIDGTRIGYVQLATAENVNQAVAAAHQAYLDWRLVPAPRRGELVRRIAEQVRQHQSALAQLITLEVGKIPAEAAGEVQEWIDLCDFGVGLSRQLYGLTIASERPSHRLMEQWHPLGAIGVITAFNFPVAVWAWNAMIALVCGNTVVWKPSEKTPLCALACHHLVQQAIATMPDIPQNLCSVVSGKADVGQALAAHPQLPLISATGSVAMGRAVATTVAQRLGRTILELGGNNGMVVTPSADLDLAIRAIAFAAVGTCGQRCTTLRRLIVHHSIADRLLQRLRKVYQSLVIGDPTKPGVLVGPLIDEPAYNRMQEALEQARQQGGVVYGGERLQEKVPAGGFYVQPAIVQISPDAPIVQEETFAPILYLMTYDRLETAIALHNGVPQGLSSAIFTEQLQEAEWFLSAAGSDCGIVNVNLGTSGAEIGGAFGGEKATGGGRESGSDAWKGYMRRVTTTINYGHALPLAQGIRFDVEG from the coding sequence ATGACTTCAAACCTGACCAACCCCGCAACTGCTCCTGACCTGGCTGAATTGGGATTAGAGCCTCTGGATCGAGAACGAAAACATCCTGGACTACGCATTGGCAATCAAAAAGAATGGGGTAATGGAGATACTCTTGCCCTCACCACACCCATTGATGGCACCAGGATTGGCTATGTTCAGTTAGCAACGGCTGAAAATGTCAATCAGGCTGTGGCGGCAGCCCACCAGGCTTATTTAGACTGGCGACTGGTTCCTGCACCCAGGCGGGGAGAACTGGTGCGGCGCATTGCTGAGCAGGTGCGGCAACATCAATCGGCACTGGCTCAATTAATCACCTTAGAGGTTGGTAAAATCCCGGCAGAGGCAGCCGGAGAAGTTCAGGAGTGGATTGATCTGTGTGATTTCGGGGTTGGGCTTTCCCGTCAACTGTACGGGCTGACGATCGCCAGTGAACGTCCCTCCCATCGCCTGATGGAGCAATGGCATCCCCTGGGGGCAATTGGGGTCATTACCGCCTTTAACTTTCCGGTGGCGGTCTGGGCATGGAATGCCATGATTGCGCTCGTGTGTGGTAACACGGTGGTCTGGAAACCATCGGAGAAGACGCCTCTGTGTGCCCTTGCCTGCCATCATCTGGTGCAGCAGGCGATCGCGACTATGCCCGACATTCCACAGAACTTATGCAGTGTGGTGTCTGGCAAAGCAGATGTGGGACAGGCACTGGCAGCCCATCCCCAACTGCCCCTGATTTCGGCCACGGGGTCTGTGGCAATGGGGAGGGCAGTGGCGACCACTGTGGCACAACGGTTGGGACGTACCATCCTGGAACTGGGCGGCAACAATGGCATGGTGGTGACTCCCTCTGCCGACCTGGATCTGGCGATACGGGCGATCGCCTTTGCTGCCGTTGGCACCTGTGGGCAGCGATGTACCACCCTGCGACGGCTGATTGTTCACCACAGCATTGCTGATCGGTTGCTGCAACGATTGCGAAAGGTTTATCAAAGCCTTGTTATTGGCGATCCGACAAAGCCTGGGGTGCTGGTTGGGCCGCTGATTGATGAACCCGCTTACAACCGGATGCAGGAGGCTCTAGAGCAGGCGCGTCAGCAGGGGGGTGTCGTCTACGGGGGCGAACGCCTCCAGGAAAAGGTGCCTGCGGGAGGATTTTACGTTCAACCCGCGATCGTCCAGATTTCACCCGATGCTCCGATTGTCCAGGAAGAAACCTTTGCCCCAATCCTGTATCTGATGACCTATGACCGGTTGGAAACGGCGATCGCCCTGCACAATGGGGTACCCCAGGGGTTGTCTTCTGCCATTTTTACAGAACAACTGCAAGAAGCAGAATGGTTTCTCTCTGCTGCCGGATCTGATTGTGGCATTGTCAACGTCAACCTTGGCACCTCTGGGGCTGAAATTGGTGGTGCCTTTGGTGGTGAGAAAGCCACTGGCGGCGGACGCGAATCAGGTAGCGATGCCTGGAAAGGCTATATGCGCCGCGTCACGACCACCATTAACTATGGTCACGCCCTGCCTCTGGCACAGGGAATTCGATTTGATGTGGAAGGATAA